The proteins below come from a single Prolixibacter sp. NT017 genomic window:
- a CDS encoding S10 family peptidase — translation MKLNLILSVLIVAMLSAMDLSAQNPNESKHSQTPVKPDTTLTRPQKSVTSGVVTVEGKRIDYKAVAGTLVLKNKKEEPTCSMFYVAYFKSGESNPANRPVTFIYNGGPGSASVWLHLGAWGPKRVDAADTARTSAPYSLVNNDYSLLDASDLVFIDAPGTGYSQLIGKDKGGAGDPKDFYGIDQDGHAFASFITQFLTTFNRWNSPKYLFGESYGTFRSAVVAYYLGENHGIDLNGVIMLSQILNYDNVSGMAALNPGNEIAHQLVLPSMTATAWYHHKLPNQPEKLEPLLRKVEGFALGDFASALSKGVTIDSATFNKTAEKLHEYTGLPVDYIKKANLRVTGPGFEKNLLAKEDKVTGRLDTRFSGYMVDPLSKRPAFDPMNKAIGSIYIATANTYLHSTLKFREDVPYQPFGDGIGRKWDSRHQAPGSGRKIFPNVMPDLARAMIYNPKMKVMLNMGYFDLATPYFEGVYEMRHLPMPAALQKNISYHYYMSGHMVYLHIPSLKELHDNTAKFIQDTH, via the coding sequence AACCCGATACAACATTGACCCGCCCGCAGAAATCGGTAACGAGTGGAGTGGTGACCGTTGAGGGGAAGCGGATTGATTACAAAGCGGTAGCTGGTACACTTGTTTTGAAAAACAAAAAGGAGGAACCGACCTGTAGCATGTTCTACGTGGCTTATTTTAAGTCGGGCGAAAGCAATCCGGCCAACCGTCCGGTGACATTTATTTATAACGGTGGCCCGGGAAGTGCATCGGTGTGGTTGCATTTGGGTGCATGGGGACCCAAACGTGTCGATGCGGCTGATACAGCCCGGACCTCAGCGCCTTATTCATTGGTAAATAACGACTACAGCCTGCTCGATGCCAGCGACCTGGTTTTTATCGACGCTCCCGGAACCGGTTACAGTCAGCTTATTGGGAAAGACAAAGGAGGAGCCGGCGACCCGAAAGATTTTTACGGTATCGACCAGGATGGACATGCCTTTGCTTCATTCATCACACAGTTCCTTACCACATTCAACCGGTGGAATTCTCCGAAGTATTTGTTCGGCGAAAGTTACGGAACATTCCGTTCGGCAGTGGTTGCTTACTATCTGGGCGAGAACCATGGCATCGATCTGAATGGTGTGATCATGCTTTCGCAGATTCTGAACTACGATAATGTTTCGGGGATGGCTGCCCTGAATCCCGGTAACGAAATTGCTCACCAGCTGGTTTTGCCAAGTATGACGGCTACCGCCTGGTATCATCACAAACTTCCCAACCAGCCAGAGAAGCTGGAACCGCTTCTCCGGAAGGTGGAAGGCTTCGCACTCGGAGATTTTGCATCGGCACTCAGCAAAGGCGTGACGATTGATTCTGCAACCTTCAACAAAACGGCAGAAAAACTGCATGAATATACAGGCCTTCCGGTCGATTACATCAAGAAAGCCAACCTGCGCGTAACCGGACCGGGATTTGAAAAGAATCTGCTGGCAAAGGAGGATAAAGTAACCGGACGTTTGGATACCCGCTTCTCCGGTTATATGGTCGATCCGTTGAGCAAACGCCCCGCATTCGACCCGATGAACAAAGCCATTGGTAGTATTTACATCGCTACAGCGAACACGTATTTGCATTCGACGTTGAAATTCAGAGAAGATGTACCTTATCAGCCATTTGGAGACGGCATTGGTCGCAAATGGGATTCGCGTCATCAGGCGCCGGGAAGCGGCAGGAAAATTTTCCCCAACGTTATGCCTGACCTGGCCCGGGCGATGATTTACAATCCGAAGATGAAAGTGATGCTGAATATGGGCTATTTCGATTTGGCGACACCGTACTTCGAAGGAGTTTACGAAATGCGTCATTTACCCATGCCGGCAGCTTTGCAGAAGAATATCTCCTACCATTATTACATGTCGGGACATATGGTTTATCTGCATATTCCTTCCCTGAAAGAACTACACGATAACACGGCGAAATTTATTCAGGATACGCATTAA